From the genome of Chelonia mydas isolate rCheMyd1 chromosome 2, rCheMyd1.pri.v2, whole genome shotgun sequence, one region includes:
- the KLHL18 gene encoding kelch-like protein 18 isoform X2, protein MLEAAAEPELDPEDLVHFSVGDLPSRGYGVMGEIRRQGKLCDVTLKVGDHKFSAHRIVLAASIPYFHAMFTNDMMECKQDEIVMQGMDPSALEALINFAYNGHLAIDQQNVQSLLMGASFLQLQNIKDACCTFLRERLHPKNCLGVRQFAETMMCAVLYESANSFIHQHFVEVSMSEEFLALAFEDVLELVSREELNVKSEEQVFEAALAWVRYERDQREPCLPELLSKIRLPLCRPQFLTDRVQQDDLVRCCHKCRDLVDEAKDYHLMPERRPHLPAFKTRPRCCTSIAGLIYAVGGLNSAGDSLNVVEVFDPIANHWEKCQPMTTARSRVGVAVVNGLLYAIGGYDGQLRLSTVEVYNPEMDSWSKVGSMNSKRSAMGTVVLDGQIYVCGGYDGNSSLNSVETYSPETDRWTVATPMSSNRSAAGVTVFEGRIYVSGGHDGLQIFSSVEYYNHHTATWHPVASMLNKRCRHGAASLGSKMFVCGGYDGSGFLSIAEVYSSMADQWYLIVPMNTRRSRVSLVANCGRLYCVGGYDGQSNLSSVEMYDPETNRWTFMAPMVCHEGGVGVGCIPLLTI, encoded by the exons GTAGGGGACCACAAATTCAGCGCCCACCGGATCGTACTAGCAGCCTCCATCCCTTACTTTCATGCTATGTTTACAAATGACATGATGGAATGCAAACAGGATGAGATTGTCATGCAAGGAATGGATCCAAG TGCACTAGAGGCTCTGATCAACTTTGCTTACAACGGACACCTAGCAATTGATCAGCAGAATGTTCAGTCTTTGCTGATGGGGGCAAGTTTCCTTCAGCTGCAAAATATCAAAGATGCCTGCTGTACCTTTCTCAGAGAGAG GCTTCATCCTAAGAACTGCCTAGGCGTACGTCAGTTTGCAGAAACCATGATGTGTGCCGTGCTCTACGAATCTGCCAACAGCTTCATCCACCAGCACTTTGTGGAGGTGTCCATGTCTGAAGAGTTCCTTGCTCTAGCCTTCGAAGACGTGCTGGAGCTGGTTTCAAGGGAAGAGCTCAATGTCAAGTCTGAGGAGCAG GTATTCGAAGCTGCGTTAGCCTGGGTCCGGTACGAGCGAGATCAGAGGGAACCCTGCTTACCTGAGCTACTGTCCAAAATCCGACTGCCCCTTTGTCGACCTCAGTTCCTCACTGACCGTGTGCAACAAGATGACCTTGTCCGCTGCTGCCACAAATGCCG GGACCTGGTGGATGAAGCAAAAGACTATCACCTAATGCCAGAACGCCGGCCGCACCTCCCGGCATTCAAGACGCGTCCCCGGTGCTGCACATCGATCGCAGGATTGATTTATGCTGTTGGAGGTCTTAATTCAGCAG GTGATTCACTGAACGTGGTGGAAGTCTTCGACCCCATTGCAAATCACTGGGAGAAGTGCCAGCCGATGACGACGGCACGCAGCCGAGTGGGTGTGGCTGTGGTGAATGGACTCTTGTATGCCATTGGTGGATACGATGGCCAGTTAAGACTGAGTACAGTGGAAGTTTATAACCCAGAGATGGATTCTTGGTCCAAAGTAGGAAGCATGAACAGCAAACGAAG TGCAATGGGAACAGTAGTGCTGGATGGGCAGATCTATGTATGCGGTGGGTATGATGGAAACTCATCCCTCAACTCCGTGGAGACGTACTCACCAGAAACAGACAG GTGGACGGTAGCGACTCCCATGAGTTCGAATCGCAGCGCGGCCGGAGTCACCGTGTTCGAAGGCAGGATCTATGTGTCTGGAGGGCACGACGGTTTACAAATTTTCAGCAGT GTGGAGTACTACAACCATCACACAGCAACGTGGCACCCCGTCGCAAGCATGCTGAACAAGCGGTGTCGGCACGGAGCCGCCTCCCTGGGCAGCAAGATGTTTGTCTGTGGCGGCTACGATGGGTCTGGCTTCCTCAGCATCGCCGAGGTGTACAGCTCCATGGCAGATCAGTGGTACCTGATCGTCCCGATGAACACCCGACGGAGCCGCGTCTCCCTTGTAGCCAACTGCGGCCGCCTGTATTGCGTGGGTGGCTATGACGGGCAGTCCAACCTGAGCTCGGTGGAGATGTACGACCCAGAAACCAACCGCTGGACGTTCATGGCCCCTATGGTGTGCCACGAGGGTGGGGTTGGTGTGGGGTGCATACCGCTCCTCACCATCTGA
- the KLHL18 gene encoding kelch-like protein 18 isoform X1, with translation MLEAAAEPELDPEDLVHFSVGDLPSRGYGVMGEIRRQGKLCDVTLKVGDHKFSAHRIVLAASIPYFHAMFTNDMMECKQDEIVMQGMDPSALEALINFAYNGHLAIDQQNVQSLLMGASFLQLQNIKDACCTFLRERLHPKNCLGVRQFAETMMCAVLYESANSFIHQHFVEVSMSEEFLALAFEDVLELVSREELNVKSEEQVFEAALAWVRYERDQREPCLPELLSKIRLPLCRPQFLTDRVQQDDLVRCCHKCRDLVDEAKDYHLMPERRPHLPAFKTRPRCCTSIAGLIYAVGGLNSAANFYAGDSLNVVEVFDPIANHWEKCQPMTTARSRVGVAVVNGLLYAIGGYDGQLRLSTVEVYNPEMDSWSKVGSMNSKRSAMGTVVLDGQIYVCGGYDGNSSLNSVETYSPETDRWTVATPMSSNRSAAGVTVFEGRIYVSGGHDGLQIFSSVEYYNHHTATWHPVASMLNKRCRHGAASLGSKMFVCGGYDGSGFLSIAEVYSSMADQWYLIVPMNTRRSRVSLVANCGRLYCVGGYDGQSNLSSVEMYDPETNRWTFMAPMVCHEGGVGVGCIPLLTI, from the exons GTAGGGGACCACAAATTCAGCGCCCACCGGATCGTACTAGCAGCCTCCATCCCTTACTTTCATGCTATGTTTACAAATGACATGATGGAATGCAAACAGGATGAGATTGTCATGCAAGGAATGGATCCAAG TGCACTAGAGGCTCTGATCAACTTTGCTTACAACGGACACCTAGCAATTGATCAGCAGAATGTTCAGTCTTTGCTGATGGGGGCAAGTTTCCTTCAGCTGCAAAATATCAAAGATGCCTGCTGTACCTTTCTCAGAGAGAG GCTTCATCCTAAGAACTGCCTAGGCGTACGTCAGTTTGCAGAAACCATGATGTGTGCCGTGCTCTACGAATCTGCCAACAGCTTCATCCACCAGCACTTTGTGGAGGTGTCCATGTCTGAAGAGTTCCTTGCTCTAGCCTTCGAAGACGTGCTGGAGCTGGTTTCAAGGGAAGAGCTCAATGTCAAGTCTGAGGAGCAG GTATTCGAAGCTGCGTTAGCCTGGGTCCGGTACGAGCGAGATCAGAGGGAACCCTGCTTACCTGAGCTACTGTCCAAAATCCGACTGCCCCTTTGTCGACCTCAGTTCCTCACTGACCGTGTGCAACAAGATGACCTTGTCCGCTGCTGCCACAAATGCCG GGACCTGGTGGATGAAGCAAAAGACTATCACCTAATGCCAGAACGCCGGCCGCACCTCCCGGCATTCAAGACGCGTCCCCGGTGCTGCACATCGATCGCAGGATTGATTTATGCTGTTGGAGGTCTTAATTCAGCAG CAAATTTTTATGCAGGTGATTCACTGAACGTGGTGGAAGTCTTCGACCCCATTGCAAATCACTGGGAGAAGTGCCAGCCGATGACGACGGCACGCAGCCGAGTGGGTGTGGCTGTGGTGAATGGACTCTTGTATGCCATTGGTGGATACGATGGCCAGTTAAGACTGAGTACAGTGGAAGTTTATAACCCAGAGATGGATTCTTGGTCCAAAGTAGGAAGCATGAACAGCAAACGAAG TGCAATGGGAACAGTAGTGCTGGATGGGCAGATCTATGTATGCGGTGGGTATGATGGAAACTCATCCCTCAACTCCGTGGAGACGTACTCACCAGAAACAGACAG GTGGACGGTAGCGACTCCCATGAGTTCGAATCGCAGCGCGGCCGGAGTCACCGTGTTCGAAGGCAGGATCTATGTGTCTGGAGGGCACGACGGTTTACAAATTTTCAGCAGT GTGGAGTACTACAACCATCACACAGCAACGTGGCACCCCGTCGCAAGCATGCTGAACAAGCGGTGTCGGCACGGAGCCGCCTCCCTGGGCAGCAAGATGTTTGTCTGTGGCGGCTACGATGGGTCTGGCTTCCTCAGCATCGCCGAGGTGTACAGCTCCATGGCAGATCAGTGGTACCTGATCGTCCCGATGAACACCCGACGGAGCCGCGTCTCCCTTGTAGCCAACTGCGGCCGCCTGTATTGCGTGGGTGGCTATGACGGGCAGTCCAACCTGAGCTCGGTGGAGATGTACGACCCAGAAACCAACCGCTGGACGTTCATGGCCCCTATGGTGTGCCACGAGGGTGGGGTTGGTGTGGGGTGCATACCGCTCCTCACCATCTGA